The following coding sequences lie in one Bordetella genomosp. 9 genomic window:
- a CDS encoding endonuclease/exonuclease/phosphatase family protein — protein MRLVNWNIQWGRGVDGRVDLKRIVDEARRLTDFDVLCLQEVTRGFDGGDAAGGLPGGPEADQFAALADLLPGYTVLSAIGADLPALKPGAPRRQNGNAIITRYPVGPVFRHSLPWPPDPAVMSMPRVALEAVLLTDVGPLRVTTTHLEFYSAAQRIAQAHALRGLHMEASGHAHRPSRHGNPNSPFAAVERPAAALICGDFNSATDDAAYQCMLDPMPPGVPSLADAWTALHGAAERAPTVGVHDHIQWPQGPFACDFVFLTPDLARRLTRCDVDPYSTASDHQPIVVELR, from the coding sequence ATGCGATTGGTGAACTGGAATATCCAATGGGGCCGCGGCGTGGACGGCCGGGTGGATCTCAAGCGCATCGTGGACGAGGCCCGGCGGCTCACCGACTTCGATGTGCTGTGCCTGCAGGAAGTCACGCGCGGCTTCGATGGCGGCGACGCCGCGGGAGGTTTGCCCGGCGGGCCCGAGGCCGACCAGTTTGCCGCGCTGGCGGATCTGTTGCCGGGGTACACCGTGCTCTCCGCCATCGGCGCGGACCTTCCCGCCCTCAAGCCTGGCGCCCCGCGTCGTCAGAACGGCAACGCGATCATTACGCGCTATCCGGTCGGTCCTGTTTTCCGGCATAGCCTGCCCTGGCCGCCGGACCCCGCGGTGATGTCCATGCCCAGGGTGGCCCTGGAAGCCGTGCTGCTCACTGACGTCGGGCCGCTGCGCGTCACCACCACGCACCTGGAGTTCTATTCCGCCGCGCAGCGCATTGCGCAGGCGCACGCTCTGCGCGGCCTGCACATGGAAGCCAGCGGCCACGCGCACCGGCCGAGCCGTCACGGCAATCCGAACAGCCCCTTCGCGGCGGTGGAGCGTCCCGCCGCGGCGCTGATCTGCGGAGATTTCAACAGCGCAACGGACGACGCCGCTTATCAATGCATGCTGGACCCCATGCCGCCGGGCGTGCCGTCGCTGGCCGATGCCTGGACGGCGTTGCATGGCGCCGCCGAACGCGCGCCCACCGTAGGCGTCCATGATCATATCCAGTGGCCGCAAGGGCCGTTCGCATGCGACTTCGTTTTCCTGACGCCGGATCTTGCCCGCCGCCTGACGCGCTGTGACGTGGACCCGTATAGCACGGCGTCCGATCATCAGCCTATCGTGGTGGAACTGCGCTGA
- a CDS encoding penicillin acylase family protein yields MSRPPLAPRNVRRWGRVAAWCALAVSGVVILAAAAVGWAWWASLPQLDGDIPAQALAAPAFIERDDQGSVTVIAANRPDLAYATGYAHGQDRFFQMDLLRRVAAGEVAALVGPDAVEADVRHRMHRFRARAHAAYNALPPAQRALLQRYADGVNAALAALPVWPFEYGLLGVRPEAWQPEDTFLVIDAMYLDLQSGELQRVLSRGFLRDAVSKDMLAFLTPPASAMDAPLDGASGGPTSSPPMRIPQARPDWLDGPGRAQNGAASRDAAACGSACAKPSTKSGGGAAGPAAAVLAMLRTNADVEPGTVGSNAFAVAGSRSADRAARVANDMHLGLRLPNIWYRLTLVQQGEAPRRISGVSLPGAPVVVAGSNGDVAWGFTNSYGHFIDLVRLERDPADPARYRGADGKWETATVHDEWIKVKGGAPVRRPVYETRWGPVFSAGGQDYAVRWIAYRADAADLGLLGMETARDVTQAMRVAHSAGVPTQNMLVADRGGQIGWTLAGPLPDAMLDPAGYPVDAAALAGRALPPGPPGRLAAADTPRILNPPSGLLWTANGTQLSDAARQARIGDGGADVGLRGGQMRDGLLALSEPDEKALLGIQLDDRGLWLEFWRDLALESLDAAALTGHADRAAFRRILTQWNGRADADQAGYTLVRDFRETLYGAWFAGLDERLSARAPELAPAISLGRASSRLEAVMRTLARQRAWVPARHAGWRDFMLAVIDETIQRNRPRGAPLAQARWGERNVLALAHPFAALLPHGLRPWFSAPAEPMPGDINMPRVQRPAFGASERFAVGPGREAQGILHMPGGASGHPLSPFYLAGHEDWVRGTPSPFLPGPAAHKLVLRP; encoded by the coding sequence ATGAGCCGGCCGCCGCTCGCGCCACGCAATGTGCGCCGGTGGGGGCGTGTCGCCGCGTGGTGTGCGCTCGCGGTATCGGGAGTCGTCATCCTGGCGGCCGCTGCGGTCGGCTGGGCGTGGTGGGCCAGTTTGCCGCAACTGGATGGCGACATTCCCGCACAGGCGCTGGCGGCGCCGGCCTTTATCGAGCGGGACGATCAGGGCAGCGTCACAGTGATTGCGGCCAACCGGCCCGACCTGGCCTACGCCACCGGTTATGCGCATGGCCAGGACCGATTCTTCCAGATGGACTTGCTGCGGCGGGTCGCTGCGGGGGAGGTCGCCGCGCTGGTGGGGCCGGATGCCGTCGAAGCCGACGTGCGGCATCGCATGCATCGCTTCCGCGCACGCGCGCATGCCGCTTATAACGCCCTGCCGCCGGCGCAGCGCGCGCTGCTGCAACGGTATGCGGACGGCGTCAATGCCGCGCTGGCCGCCCTGCCGGTGTGGCCGTTCGAATACGGCTTGCTGGGCGTGCGGCCGGAAGCCTGGCAGCCCGAAGATACCTTCCTGGTCATCGACGCCATGTATCTCGACCTGCAGTCCGGCGAACTGCAACGGGTCTTGTCCCGCGGTTTTCTGCGCGATGCGGTATCGAAGGACATGCTGGCTTTCCTGACGCCGCCCGCCAGCGCGATGGACGCCCCGTTGGACGGGGCCTCGGGCGGCCCCACATCGTCGCCGCCGATGCGCATTCCACAGGCGCGGCCGGATTGGCTGGATGGCCCCGGGCGTGCGCAGAACGGCGCCGCGTCCCGCGATGCGGCGGCCTGCGGCAGCGCGTGCGCGAAGCCTTCGACGAAATCGGGGGGCGGCGCAGCCGGCCCCGCGGCGGCCGTCCTGGCGATGCTCCGGACCAATGCAGACGTTGAGCCGGGTACGGTGGGCAGTAACGCATTCGCGGTGGCGGGCTCGCGCAGCGCGGACCGCGCGGCCCGCGTCGCCAACGACATGCATCTCGGCCTGCGCCTGCCCAATATCTGGTATCGGCTGACGTTGGTCCAGCAAGGCGAAGCGCCGCGGCGAATATCCGGGGTCAGCCTGCCGGGCGCGCCTGTGGTCGTAGCCGGCAGCAACGGCGACGTGGCCTGGGGCTTCACCAATAGCTATGGCCATTTCATCGACCTGGTGCGGCTGGAGCGCGACCCCGCGGACCCGGCGCGCTATCGCGGTGCGGACGGGAAGTGGGAAACCGCAACCGTCCATGATGAATGGATAAAGGTGAAAGGCGGGGCCCCGGTACGCCGCCCGGTATACGAAACGCGCTGGGGCCCCGTTTTCAGTGCGGGCGGCCAGGACTATGCGGTCCGATGGATCGCTTATCGTGCCGACGCTGCGGACCTGGGTCTGCTCGGCATGGAGACCGCGCGGGATGTGACGCAGGCGATGCGGGTGGCGCATTCCGCCGGCGTGCCGACGCAGAACATGCTGGTTGCGGACCGCGGCGGCCAGATCGGATGGACGCTGGCCGGCCCCTTGCCGGACGCCATGCTCGACCCCGCAGGCTACCCTGTGGACGCCGCGGCCCTGGCCGGACGCGCCTTGCCGCCGGGGCCGCCGGGACGGCTGGCCGCCGCCGATACGCCGCGCATCCTGAACCCGCCTTCGGGGCTGCTGTGGACGGCGAACGGCACGCAGCTGTCCGACGCCGCCCGGCAGGCCCGGATCGGCGATGGCGGCGCGGACGTCGGCCTGCGCGGCGGGCAGATGCGCGACGGCTTGCTGGCGCTGTCCGAACCGGACGAGAAAGCGCTGCTCGGCATCCAGCTGGACGACCGCGGTCTATGGCTGGAATTCTGGCGGGATCTGGCGCTGGAAAGCCTGGACGCCGCGGCGCTGACGGGTCATGCCGACCGGGCCGCCTTCCGCCGCATCCTGACGCAGTGGAATGGCCGCGCCGATGCCGACCAGGCCGGCTACACCCTGGTCCGCGATTTCCGTGAGACCTTGTACGGCGCCTGGTTCGCCGGCCTGGACGAACGGTTGTCCGCGCGCGCGCCGGAGCTCGCGCCTGCGATATCGCTGGGGCGGGCATCGTCGAGGCTGGAGGCCGTGATGCGCACGCTCGCCCGGCAGCGCGCGTGGGTGCCGGCGCGCCATGCCGGCTGGCGCGACTTCATGCTGGCTGTCATCGACGAAACCATCCAACGCAACCGGCCGCGCGGCGCGCCGCTGGCCCAGGCACGCTGGGGTGAGCGCAACGTGCTGGCGCTGGCGCACCCCTTCGCCGCGCTGTTGCCGCATGGGCTGCGGCCCTGGTTCTCGGCGCCGGCCGAACCCATGCCGGGCGACATCAACATGCCGCGCGTGCAGCGGCCCGCATTCGGGGCGTCGGAGCGTTTCGCCGTGGGGCCGGGGCGCGAAGCGCAGGGCATTCTGCACATGCCCGGAGGCGCATCCGGGCATCCCTTGTCCCCGTTCTATCTGGCGGGGCATGAAGACTGGGTGCGCGGAACCCCGTCGCCTTTCCTGCCGGGGCCGGCGGCGCACAAGCTCGTATTGCGGCCCTGA
- a CDS encoding FxLYD domain-containing protein, whose amino-acid sequence MKRLLASLFLAAATAGAAAQSLPQGVTIDRLQAVRDTATGGTVITGALHNDTGRLLNSATVLFRLQDAQGNVIGTTSARTYNLPDKETWQLRATTTLPFARFTAYEVKVE is encoded by the coding sequence ATGAAACGCCTGCTTGCCTCTCTGTTCCTTGCCGCGGCGACGGCCGGCGCCGCCGCGCAATCGCTGCCCCAGGGTGTCACCATCGACCGCCTGCAGGCGGTGCGGGACACGGCCACCGGCGGCACCGTCATCACCGGCGCCCTGCACAACGACACCGGCCGCCTGCTCAACAGCGCCACGGTGCTGTTCCGCCTGCAGGACGCGCAGGGCAACGTCATCGGCACCACGTCGGCGCGCACCTACAACCTGCCGGACAAGGAAACCTGGCAACTGCGCGCCACCACCACGCTGCCTTTCGCGCGCTTCACCGCGTACGAAGTCAAGGTCGAATAA
- a CDS encoding 3-oxoacid CoA-transferase subunit B, which produces MTAKLTRDQIAARVARDIPEGAYVNLGIGLPTLVANHLPADREIVLHTENGMLGMGPAPAPGQEDYDLINAGKQPVTQVPGTSFFHHADSFAMMRGGHLDICVLGAFQVSVKGDLANWHTGAPDAIPAVGGAMDLASGAKQVFVMMELTTRDGQSKLVPECTYPLTGVRCVSRVYTDVAVFDIRNDGVYVIDTFGDTDLAALTRITGLPLRVDTSHAG; this is translated from the coding sequence ATGACCGCCAAACTCACACGCGACCAGATCGCCGCGCGCGTCGCCCGGGATATTCCGGAAGGCGCCTACGTCAACCTGGGCATCGGCCTGCCCACCCTGGTGGCGAACCACCTGCCCGCCGATCGCGAAATCGTGCTGCACACCGAAAACGGCATGCTGGGCATGGGGCCGGCGCCGGCGCCGGGGCAGGAAGACTACGACCTGATCAACGCCGGCAAGCAACCGGTCACCCAGGTCCCTGGCACGTCCTTCTTCCACCACGCCGATTCCTTCGCCATGATGCGTGGCGGCCATCTCGATATCTGCGTACTCGGCGCATTCCAGGTATCGGTAAAGGGCGACCTTGCGAACTGGCACACCGGCGCGCCCGACGCGATTCCCGCTGTGGGAGGCGCAATGGACCTGGCCAGCGGCGCCAAGCAAGTCTTCGTCATGATGGAACTGACCACGCGCGACGGCCAGAGCAAGCTGGTGCCGGAATGCACCTATCCGCTTACCGGGGTGCGCTGCGTGTCGCGGGTCTATACCGACGTCGCGGTCTTCGATATCCGGAACGACGGCGTGTACGTCATCGATACGTTCGGCGATACGGACCTGGCGGCGCTGACGCGCATCACCGGCCTGCCGCTGCGCGTCGACACGTCGCACGCGGGCTGA
- a CDS encoding 3-oxoacid CoA-transferase subunit A, whose amino-acid sequence MISKLVESAAEALADVPDGATILIGGFGPAGQPVELIDALLAQGAKDLVIVNNNAGNGTTGLAALLGAGRVRKIICSFPRQADSQIFDGLYRAGKIELELVPQGTLAERIRAAGAGIGGFYTPTAYGTPLAQGKETRELNGRQYVFELPLHADYALIKAERADRWGNLVYRKTARNFGPIMASAARIAVAQVRDVVELGELDPEAIVTPGIYVKRVVRIAAKEQQ is encoded by the coding sequence ATGATTTCCAAACTCGTAGAAAGCGCCGCCGAGGCGCTGGCCGACGTCCCGGATGGCGCGACCATCCTGATCGGCGGCTTCGGCCCCGCCGGCCAGCCGGTCGAACTGATCGACGCGCTCCTTGCCCAAGGCGCCAAAGACCTGGTCATCGTGAACAACAACGCGGGCAACGGCACGACGGGCCTGGCCGCGCTGCTGGGCGCCGGACGGGTGCGCAAAATCATCTGCTCGTTTCCGCGCCAGGCCGATTCCCAGATATTCGACGGCCTGTATCGCGCCGGGAAGATCGAGCTGGAACTCGTGCCGCAGGGCACGCTGGCCGAGCGCATTCGCGCCGCCGGGGCCGGCATCGGCGGTTTCTACACTCCCACGGCCTACGGCACGCCGCTCGCGCAAGGCAAGGAAACGCGCGAACTGAATGGCAGGCAGTATGTGTTCGAACTGCCGCTGCATGCCGACTATGCGCTGATCAAGGCTGAGCGCGCAGACCGCTGGGGCAACCTGGTCTACCGCAAGACCGCCCGCAATTTCGGGCCGATCATGGCCAGCGCCGCCAGGATCGCCGTCGCGCAAGTGCGTGACGTCGTCGAACTGGGCGAGCTCGACCCCGAAGCCATCGTCACGCCCGGCATCTACGTCAAGCGCGTCGTGCGCATCGCCGCGAAGGAACAGCAATGA
- a CDS encoding IclR family transcriptional regulator has protein sequence MSIPEASVIDTPPPSDSYVQSFARGLAVIRAFGPDHPSMTLSEVANRAGLTRAGARRILLTLAQLGYVSMDERRFALTPRILDLGYAYLSGLPLWNLALPYMESVAQATRESCSVSVLDGLDVVYILRLSTHKVMSINLSVGSRLPAWATAMGRVLLAGLDDATLDKVLRESARVAYTPDTVTEIPALKAAIARARREGHACVVRELEPGLQSVAVPIVDRGHRTIAAMNVSCHASRYTPAEMVQAFLPPLREAAAQINQALRHR, from the coding sequence ATGTCCATCCCCGAAGCATCCGTCATCGATACCCCGCCGCCCAGCGACAGCTATGTGCAGTCCTTCGCACGCGGGTTGGCGGTGATCCGCGCCTTCGGGCCCGACCATCCCAGCATGACGTTGTCCGAGGTGGCGAACCGCGCTGGCCTGACCCGCGCCGGCGCCCGCCGCATCCTGCTGACGCTGGCGCAACTCGGGTACGTCAGCATGGACGAGCGCCGGTTCGCCCTGACGCCCCGCATCCTCGACCTGGGCTACGCCTATCTGTCGGGATTGCCGCTGTGGAATCTGGCCCTGCCCTACATGGAGTCCGTGGCCCAGGCCACGCGCGAGTCCTGCTCCGTCTCGGTGCTCGATGGGCTGGACGTGGTGTACATCCTGCGCCTGTCAACGCACAAGGTGATGAGCATCAATCTGTCGGTGGGGAGCCGGTTGCCGGCGTGGGCAACGGCGATGGGCCGTGTTCTGCTGGCGGGTCTGGACGACGCCACGCTGGACAAGGTGCTGCGCGAGAGCGCCCGCGTGGCCTATACGCCGGACACCGTGACCGAAATCCCCGCGCTGAAGGCCGCCATTGCGCGCGCCCGCCGCGAAGGCCATGCCTGCGTGGTGCGCGAACTGGAGCCCGGTCTGCAATCGGTGGCGGTGCCCATCGTGGATCGCGGCCACCGGACCATCGCGGCGATGAACGTCAGCTGCCACGCCAGCCGCTATACGCCGGCGGAAATGGTGCAGGCGTTCCTGCCGCCCCTGCGCGAGGCCGCCGCGCAGATCAATCAGGCGCTGCGGCATCGCTGA
- the queC gene encoding 7-cyano-7-deazaguanine synthase QueC: protein MQNHQRRALVLFSGGQDSTTCLAWALDRYAHVETVAFDYGQRHRIELDARLKVLRELRVRKPQWASRLGEDHLLDLSVLGQVGDTALTSDRQIEMQANGLPNTFVPGRNLLFLTLAAALGYRRQLDVLVGGMCETDFSGYPDCRDDTIKAQQVALSLGLGARLTIETPLMWLDKAQTWALADKLGGPDLVRIIVEQSHTCYLGERGERHDWGYGCGSCPACALRKAGWERWASGQAAPLPAA, encoded by the coding sequence ATGCAAAACCATCAACGACGCGCCCTGGTCCTGTTTTCCGGCGGGCAGGATTCGACCACCTGCCTCGCCTGGGCGCTGGATCGCTACGCCCACGTCGAAACGGTGGCGTTCGACTACGGCCAGCGCCATCGCATCGAGCTGGATGCGCGGTTGAAAGTCCTGCGTGAATTGCGCGTGCGCAAGCCGCAATGGGCGTCGCGGCTGGGCGAAGATCACCTGCTGGACCTGTCCGTTCTCGGGCAGGTGGGGGATACGGCGTTGACCAGCGACCGGCAGATCGAGATGCAGGCCAATGGCCTGCCGAACACCTTCGTTCCCGGGCGCAATCTGCTGTTTCTGACGCTGGCCGCGGCGCTCGGCTACCGGCGCCAGCTCGATGTGCTGGTGGGCGGCATGTGCGAAACCGATTTTTCCGGCTATCCCGACTGCCGCGACGACACCATCAAGGCGCAGCAGGTGGCGCTGTCGCTGGGGTTGGGCGCGCGCCTCACCATCGAAACGCCGCTGATGTGGCTGGATAAGGCGCAGACCTGGGCGCTGGCGGACAAGTTGGGCGGGCCGGACCTGGTGCGGATCATCGTCGAGCAGAGCCACACCTGCTATCTGGGCGAACGCGGCGAACGGCACGATTGGGGATATGGCTGCGGATCCTGCCCGGCCTGCGCGCTGCGCAAGGCAGGATGGGAACGTTGGGCGAGCGGCCAGGCGGCCCCGTTGCCCGCGGCGTAA
- a CDS encoding GNAT family N-acetyltransferase: MPANDILIRDAEAEDMAAIQAIYSHHVLHGTASFELSPPTLEDMLQRRASVLASGLPYLAAVRDDEVVGYAYATLYRPRPAYRYTCEDSVYVKPGMAGFGIGGRLLSQLIERCTALGWRQMLAVVGDSANAASLALHARCGFHAAGTLRSVGHKFGEWRDTVLMQRALGDGDRTPPSGRTG, encoded by the coding sequence ATGCCCGCCAACGACATTCTGATCCGCGACGCCGAAGCCGAAGACATGGCCGCCATCCAGGCCATCTACAGCCATCATGTGCTGCATGGGACGGCGTCCTTCGAATTGAGCCCTCCCACCCTCGAAGACATGCTGCAACGCCGCGCCAGCGTACTGGCCAGCGGCCTGCCGTACCTGGCGGCGGTGCGCGATGACGAAGTGGTGGGCTACGCCTATGCGACGCTGTACCGGCCCCGGCCGGCGTATCGCTACACCTGCGAAGACTCCGTCTACGTCAAACCCGGCATGGCGGGGTTCGGCATCGGCGGCAGGCTGCTGAGTCAGCTGATCGAACGCTGCACGGCGCTGGGATGGCGGCAGATGCTGGCGGTGGTGGGAGACAGCGCCAACGCCGCCTCGCTCGCCCTGCACGCGCGCTGCGGCTTTCATGCCGCCGGCACACTGCGATCCGTGGGCCACAAGTTCGGGGAATGGCGCGATACGGTGCTGATGCAGCGCGCGCTGGGCGACGGCGACCGCACGCCGCCGTCCGGCCGTACCGGCTGA
- the ilvD gene encoding dihydroxy-acid dehydratase, which produces MPQYRSRTSTHGRNMAGARALWRATGMKDGDFGKPIIAVVNSFTQFVPGHVHLRDLGALVAQEIEAAGAIAKEFNTIAVDDGIAMGHDGMLYSLPSRELIADSVEYMVNAHCADAMVCISNCDKITPGMLMAAMRLNIPVVFVSGGPMEAGKIKSPTDGKVLAKIDLVDAMIKAADPKMSDAEVAEYERSACPTCGSCSGMFTANSMNCLTEALGLALPGNGTIVATHAWRKGLFEQAGRLIVDLCRRYYEQDDASVLPRNIATRAAFENAMTLDVAMGGSTNTVLHLLAAVQEAGVDFTMADIDRISRRTPCLCKAAPATDKYHIEDVHRAGGVIGILGELARGGLLDLSVGNVHSGTLGKALEQWDVNGGAGEQARTFYRAAPGGVPTQVAFSQDATYLTLDLDRANGCIRDVAHAYSKDGGLAVLYGNLAEKGCIVKTAGVDESQLVFQGRARVFESQDAAVEGILGDKVASGDVVVIRYEGPKGGPGMQEMLYPTSYLKSKGLGKTCALFTDGRFSGGSSGLVIGHASPEAAEGGAIGLVRDGDAIQIDIPNRRIHLEISDAELAARRQEMESRGERAWQPVNRQRVVSQALQAYAALATSADRGAVRDVSQLTRRK; this is translated from the coding sequence ATGCCGCAATATCGTTCCCGCACCTCCACTCACGGCCGCAACATGGCCGGCGCTCGCGCCCTCTGGCGCGCCACCGGCATGAAGGACGGCGACTTCGGCAAACCCATCATCGCGGTGGTGAATTCATTCACCCAGTTCGTACCGGGCCACGTGCATCTGCGCGACCTGGGCGCCCTGGTGGCCCAAGAGATCGAGGCGGCAGGCGCGATCGCCAAGGAATTCAATACGATCGCCGTGGACGACGGCATCGCCATGGGCCACGACGGCATGCTTTATTCGCTGCCGTCGCGCGAGCTCATCGCCGACTCGGTCGAATACATGGTCAACGCGCACTGCGCGGACGCCATGGTCTGCATCTCGAACTGCGACAAGATCACCCCGGGCATGCTCATGGCCGCGATGCGGCTCAATATCCCGGTTGTCTTCGTGTCCGGCGGACCGATGGAGGCCGGCAAGATCAAGTCTCCGACCGACGGCAAGGTCCTGGCCAAGATCGACCTGGTCGACGCCATGATCAAGGCCGCCGACCCGAAGATGAGCGACGCAGAGGTCGCGGAATACGAGCGCAGCGCATGCCCCACCTGCGGTTCCTGTTCTGGCATGTTCACCGCCAACTCCATGAACTGCCTGACGGAAGCGCTGGGCCTGGCGCTGCCGGGCAACGGCACCATCGTCGCCACGCACGCCTGGCGCAAGGGCCTGTTCGAGCAGGCAGGGCGTCTGATCGTCGATCTGTGCCGCCGCTATTACGAGCAGGACGATGCATCGGTCCTGCCGCGCAACATCGCGACCCGCGCCGCCTTTGAGAACGCCATGACGCTGGACGTCGCCATGGGCGGTTCCACCAATACGGTGCTGCACCTGCTTGCCGCGGTGCAGGAGGCGGGCGTGGATTTCACGATGGCGGACATCGACCGCATCTCGCGCCGCACGCCCTGCCTGTGCAAGGCGGCGCCGGCCACGGACAAGTACCACATCGAAGACGTCCACCGCGCCGGCGGCGTCATCGGCATCCTTGGCGAACTGGCCCGCGGCGGCCTGCTCGACCTGTCGGTCGGCAACGTCCACAGCGGGACGCTGGGCAAGGCGCTGGAACAATGGGATGTGAACGGCGGCGCCGGCGAACAGGCCCGCACCTTCTACCGCGCCGCCCCCGGCGGCGTACCCACGCAAGTGGCGTTCAGCCAGGACGCCACCTATCTGACGCTGGACCTGGACCGCGCCAACGGCTGCATCCGCGACGTCGCGCACGCGTACTCCAAGGACGGCGGGCTGGCGGTGCTGTACGGCAATCTGGCCGAAAAAGGCTGCATCGTGAAGACCGCCGGCGTCGACGAAAGCCAGCTGGTGTTCCAGGGCCGCGCCCGCGTGTTCGAAAGCCAGGACGCGGCGGTGGAAGGCATCCTGGGCGACAAGGTGGCGTCGGGGGACGTGGTGGTGATCCGCTACGAAGGCCCCAAGGGCGGGCCGGGTATGCAGGAAATGCTGTATCCCACGTCCTACCTGAAGTCCAAGGGCCTGGGCAAGACCTGCGCCCTGTTCACCGACGGGCGTTTCTCGGGCGGGTCCTCTGGCCTGGTCATCGGCCACGCCTCGCCGGAAGCCGCAGAGGGCGGCGCCATTGGCCTGGTGCGGGACGGCGACGCCATCCAGATCGATATCCCGAACCGCCGCATCCACCTGGAAATCAGCGATGCCGAGCTGGCCGCGCGGCGCCAGGAAATGGAAAGCCGGGGCGAGCGCGCCTGGCAGCCGGTGAACCGCCAGCGCGTGGTGTCGCAGGCGCTGCAGGCCTATGCCGCGCTGGCGACCTCCGCCGACCGCGGCGCTGTCCGTGACGTCAGCCAGCTGACCCGCCGCAAGTAA
- a CDS encoding MFS transporter, with protein sequence MPIALWALAAGAFGIGTTEFVIMGLLPELSADLHVGLSTAGLLVSGYALGVFVGAPIVTPLISRMQRKTVLIGLMLLFTIGNLACALAPGYATLMAARVLTSFSHGAFFGIGSVVATGMVAADKKASAIALMFTGLTLANVLGVPLGTWLGQHFGWRSTFWAVTAVGLAAMAAIALLVPPSRDDQRARFGQELRTLGRPQVLLGFLITVLGFGGVFATFTYIAPILTSLAGFPDTAVSPILLLFGLGLVVGNTLGGKFADRRLMPTLMGTLIILAIVQAAFSFAVHSQVGTAIAVGLLGVAGFATVPPLQMRVLEKAAGAPNLASAFNIAAFNLGNAAGAWVGGLTIDHGPGLPALPWVASLMAIAGLAVAGYSWRLDRRSAPAMQARPATECP encoded by the coding sequence ATGCCTATTGCCCTGTGGGCCCTGGCCGCCGGCGCCTTTGGCATCGGGACCACCGAATTCGTCATCATGGGCCTGCTGCCCGAATTGTCCGCGGATCTGCACGTGGGCCTGTCCACGGCCGGCCTGCTGGTCTCCGGCTATGCGCTCGGCGTATTCGTCGGCGCGCCCATCGTGACGCCCCTGATATCCCGTATGCAGCGCAAGACGGTATTGATCGGTCTGATGCTGCTTTTCACGATCGGCAACCTGGCCTGTGCGCTCGCGCCCGGCTATGCCACCTTGATGGCCGCGCGCGTGCTGACGTCGTTCTCGCATGGCGCCTTCTTCGGCATCGGATCGGTGGTGGCGACCGGCATGGTGGCCGCCGACAAGAAGGCTTCCGCCATCGCGCTGATGTTCACCGGCCTGACGCTGGCCAACGTACTGGGCGTACCGCTGGGCACGTGGCTCGGCCAGCATTTCGGCTGGCGCAGCACCTTCTGGGCGGTAACCGCCGTGGGCCTGGCCGCCATGGCCGCCATCGCGCTGCTCGTGCCGCCCAGCCGCGACGACCAGCGCGCCCGCTTCGGCCAGGAGCTTCGCACCCTGGGCCGTCCGCAGGTGCTGCTGGGTTTCCTCATCACGGTGCTGGGCTTCGGCGGCGTATTCGCCACGTTCACCTACATCGCCCCCATTCTGACCAGTCTGGCGGGTTTCCCGGACACGGCGGTATCCCCCATCCTGCTGCTGTTCGGATTGGGCCTGGTCGTGGGCAATACGCTGGGCGGCAAGTTCGCCGACCGCCGCCTGATGCCCACGCTCATGGGTACGCTGATCATCCTGGCCATCGTGCAGGCCGCGTTCAGCTTCGCCGTCCACTCACAAGTGGGCACGGCCATCGCGGTGGGACTGCTCGGCGTGGCCGGCTTCGCCACTGTCCCGCCCCTGCAGATGCGTGTGCTGGAGAAAGCGGCCGGTGCGCCGAACCTGGCCTCCGCCTTCAATATCGCCGCCTTCAATCTGGGCAATGCGGCTGGCGCCTGGGTCGGGGGACTCACCATCGACCACGGACCCGGCCTGCCGGCGCTGCCCTGGGTCGCGAGCCTGATGGCGATCGCCGGCCTGGCGGTGGCGGGATACAGCTGGCGGCTGGATCGGCGCTCGGCGCCGGCGATGCAGGCCCGGCCCGCGACGGAATGCCCTTGA